In Buchnera aphidicola (Aphis nasturtii), the genomic stretch TGTTTTCCAATAATATTTCCTGATCTTATACTAGAAAATCCAATTTTTTTTGATTCTCTAGTTTTTGTAAAGCCTTTTTTATAATATAATGAGTGTTTATTTAGATTCCATTTCATAACTTTTGATATGCTATCTCCGATAGTTAATGCTGTTCCTGAAGGTATATCAATTTTATTTCGATGATGAAATTCTACAATATCAATATCAGAATTATTTCCCAAAATTCGAGTAGTTTTTTCTACTAGATGATACAGTAGATTTATGCCGATGCTAAAATTAGATGCTATTAATATAGCAATGTTTTTTGAATACGATTGTATAATTTTCATTTCTGAATCTGAAAAACCAGTTGTACCAATAATTATATTTTTTTGAAATTTATTACAATATTTTAAATATTCTAGTGTTGCGATAGGATTTGTAAAATCAATCAAAACATCAAAATCATTTTTTTTGATATCCAAAGTATCTTGAATAAGCACTCCTATTTTGCCTATTCCAATTTCTTCTCCTATATCATGATTAATTGAGGGATGATTTGTTTTTACTATTGCTGCAGTTAAACAAGTTGTTTTATTTGCTTGCGTTTCTTTGACTAACATTTGCCCCATTCTACCTAGAGCTCCGGTAATAGCAATACGAGTTATTTTTTTATTCATAGTTTTATATTATGGAAGTGTTAAATATTTAGGTATATTAAAACTTATTTTTTCTTGATTCCCTGAAACTTCTTTTATATTCTCAGCGCCTATTTTTTGTAAATATTCAATTACTTGTTTTACTAAAAATTCCGGTGCGGATGCGCCTGCTGTGATTCCAATGTATTTTATATTTTTTATCCATTTTTTTTGAATATCTAAAAATGATTCAATTTGTTTAGTAAAAACACCAGTTTCTTTACCTAGTTCAGCAAGACGATTAGAATTAGATGAATTTTTAGAACCTATTACAAGTATCATATCAGTTATTTTTGATAATTTAATAATTGCATTTTGTCGATTGGTTGTTGCATAACATATATCTTCTTTTTTAGGTCCAGAAATATATGGAAATTTTTTTTTTAAAAATCTAATAATAGATTGAGTATTGCGTATAGATAATGTTGTTTGTGTAAAAAAATTTAATTTTTTATTATCTTGCTTAATTGGCAGTTTATTTATATCCTCTATTGATTCAATAAGATGTATTTTACTATTTTTATTATTATACTGACCGATTGTTCCAGTAACTTCAGGATGTCCTTTATGGCCAATGAAAATAGTTTCTATATTTTTTTCGCTTGCTTTTGAGACTTCTTTATGGACTTTTGAAACTAATGGACAAGTTGCATTTAAAATAATTAATTGTTTTTTTAAAGCCTTTTCTTGTGTTTTTTTTGATACGCCATGAGCAGAAAATACGACTATTGAGTTATTTGGAATATCTGAGATTTTTTCAACAAAAATAACCCCCTTTTGACGTAATGTTGTTATAACGTATTGATTATGTACTAATTCATGTTTAACATATATAGTTTTTTTATAAATTTTTAAAGCGTTTTCAACCATTAAAATAGCTCTTTTAACGCCTGCACAAAAACCTCTTGGATTAGCTAATAAAATATCCATTGTAAAAAAATCTCCAAGGAAATATTTGTATTAAAGTAATATATTTTATTCTAAAATATAAAAAATAATATACTTTATTTTATTTAATAATTTCATATTGATTTTTTATATATTTGTTTTTTATATAAATAATTATTCCAATAAAAATGCTAAAATCAGATATATTGAATGTTGCAAAATGCCA encodes the following:
- the dapB gene encoding 4-hydroxy-tetrahydrodipicolinate reductase, producing the protein MNKKITRIAITGALGRMGQMLVKETQANKTTCLTAAIVKTNHPSINHDIGEEIGIGKIGVLIQDTLDIKKNDFDVLIDFTNPIATLEYLKYCNKFQKNIIIGTTGFSDSEMKIIQSYSKNIAILIASNFSIGINLLYHLVEKTTRILGNNSDIDIVEFHHRNKIDIPSGTALTIGDSISKVMKWNLNKHSLYYKKGFTKTRESKKIGFSSIRSGNIIGKHSVIFTNSEEEINITHTAFNRESFAKGAIQSVFWIILKNKGLFNMKDFLKNTFKVYAK
- the ispH gene encoding 4-hydroxy-3-methylbut-2-enyl diphosphate reductase, with the translated sequence MDILLANPRGFCAGVKRAILMVENALKIYKKTIYVKHELVHNQYVITTLRQKGVIFVEKISDIPNNSIVVFSAHGVSKKTQEKALKKQLIILNATCPLVSKVHKEVSKASEKNIETIFIGHKGHPEVTGTIGQYNNKNSKIHLIESIEDINKLPIKQDNKKLNFFTQTTLSIRNTQSIIRFLKKKFPYISGPKKEDICYATTNRQNAIIKLSKITDMILVIGSKNSSNSNRLAELGKETGVFTKQIESFLDIQKKWIKNIKYIGITAGASAPEFLVKQVIEYLQKIGAENIKEVSGNQEKISFNIPKYLTLP